The genome window ATGATTCGTGCCGGATACATTTACCAAGTATCTGCGGGGGTATGGTCATATTTGCCATTAGCTTACCGGGTTATTCGCAAAGTAGAAAATATTATTCGTGACGAAATGGATAAGGCAGGAGCGGTTGAAATGCTTATGCCGGGACTTCTTCCAGCTGATTTATGGAAGGAATCTGGTCGTTACGAAAGCTATGGTGATAATCTTTTCAAACTTAAAGATCGTCGTGACCGTGACTTTATTTTGGGCCCAACTCATGAAGAAACCTTTACTGAAGTATTGCGTGATAGTATTAAGTCGTACAAGAAGCTTCCATTAGTAGTTTACCAATTACAGGATAAGTTTCGTGATGAAGATCGTCCTAGGTACGGTATTCTACGTGGAAAAGAATTTGAAATGCTTGACGGTTACTCCTTCTCAGCAGATCAAGAGGGATTAGACGAAGCCTACAATAATCAAGCAAAGGCTTACCGGAACATTTTTGATCGGATTGGCTTAAACTATAAAGTTATTCTCGCTGATTCGGGAACAATGGGTGGTAAGAACTCACAAGAATTCTCTGCACCAGCTGAAGTAGGGGAAGACATAATCGCTTATACTGATGGAGATTACGCTGCCAATATTGAGAAGGCTGAAAGTAAATTTACCGGTGTACAACAAACAGCAGTTCCGGCACCAATCGAGAAGAAGGCTACTCCGGGTGCTCATACGGTATATGAAGCTGCAGAAAGTTTAGATCTTGACCCTAATCAAGTAATTAAATCGATGCTTTACATTGCTAAAATGAGTGAAGATGAATACCAACCAGTCTTAGTATTAATGCGTGGCGACGATGAAGTTAATGAAGCAAAGGTAATAAATGCTCTTGATTGTGAAGAACTAGAATTAGCTACAGAAGAAGATGCCGAAAAGTACCTCAATGCTCATCCAGGATCACTTGGACCTGTAGGAGTAGGAGAAGAAGTAAAAATTCTTGCTGATAATTATGTTAAGGTCTTAGTTAATATGGCATGTGGTGCCAATGAAGATGGTTACCACTATGTTAATGCTAATATTGATCGCGACTTCCGCGTTGATCAGTTTGGTGACTTCCGGAATGTTAAAGAAGGAGAAATTGCTCCTGATGGTCAACCACTTAAATTTACTCCCGGAATTGAAATTGGTCATATCTTTAAGTTGGGTACTCATTACTCAAGCAAACTTGGTGCCCAAGTCCTTGATAGCAATGGTCGGTTGACAGACGTAATCATGGGAAGTTACGGTATTGGTGTAACCCGTCTATTGTCAGCTGTTGCAGAACAAAATGCTGATGAAAATGGTCTTGTCTGGCCTGATAGTATTGCTCCATTTGATGTTCACGTAATTCCGGTTAATGCGAAGAAAGAAGATCAAATGGCAATGGCTGATAAGATCGATCAACAATTAACTGAAGCTGGTTATGAGGTATTAGTAGATGACCGGAAAGAACGAGCAGGGGTTAAATTTGCTGATTCAGATTTGATTGGTATTCCAATTCGGGTTACTGTTGGTAAGAAAGCTCAAGATGGTATTGTTGAAATTAAGATCCGTAAAACTGGTGAAACTGTTGAAGTTAAACAGGAAGAGCTAGTAAATACGGTGGGAATTTTACTAAAGCAATTGAACGAGGAAAAAAACAAATAATTTAAACTAATGTGGCTGCGATGTTAAGATAAGTAACGTTACTCGCACCACATTTTTAAGTAGGAGGATTAGAACGTGGGATTAAGTCGCCAAGAATTATTTGGAAAACTATTAGAACAAATTCACTTTCCAGAAAAAGACAATTCTGCATTCAGAAATGCCGCAGTTCAATCAGTTGTTGTTCATAAAAAGTCTCGGCAATGGGAATTTCACTTAATCTTTAATAAAGCTTTACCGTATGACCTATTTACGCAGTTCAATCAGAGCTTACAGCTAGGGTTTAAAGATATTGCTAAAGTTAGTTTAAAGATTAGTACTCCCATGACAGAACTTGATGAATCACAGATAGCTAATTATTGGCAGTTCATCATTAATAAGGCAATTAGTGATACACCAATGCTCCAACAAGCTTGCTTACAAACGGCTCCTGAGGTTAAGGATGGGCGTGTGACGCTGGTTGTCGAAAATGAGGTAATTAAAGACTTACTAGCACAGAAAGCATTAGATAAGATTGAAAAATCATACCAAGAGCTAGGATTTCCTAAATTTAGGATTCATCCGTTTGTTGACCAGTCAGCCTCGCAAGCAAAAATTGAAGAATTAAAGGCTAAACACGAGAAGGCCGATGCTGCACTTGCTGCCAAGGCGGCTGCCCGGATCAAGAAAAATGAGGCCGCAAAGAAGACAGCAAAGAAAAGTGCACCAGTCGCCCCTGCTGATGGCCCAGTCCAACTTGGCCGGATGATTGATAGTAAGCAGAATGTTATTCAAATGAAAGACATTGAGGGGGAAGAACGATCCGTAGTTGTTGAAGGATATGTATTTAATGCAGAAATTCGCGAACTACGCTCAGGTCGTCAATTATTAACGTTTGAAATTACGGACTATACTTCTTCTTTTTCTGTCAAGAAGTTCTCACGTAACAGTGATGAAGAAGCACAATTTGCCAATATCAAAGCAGGAATGTGGTTGAAAGTTCGCGGACCTGTACAAGAAGATACCTGGATGCGAGACTTGGTAATCACGGCTTATGATGTTAATGAAGTAACTCATATAGCGCGTCAAGATAAAGCTCCTCAAGATGATAAACGAGTTGAACTGCATACGCATACAACAATGAGTCAGATGGATGCCACTAATTCGATTACTGAGCTTGCAACTCGTGCTCATAAGTGGGGACATCCAGCAATTGCGGTAACCGATCATGGGAATGTCCAGGCTTTTCCGGAAGCATTTAGCGTGGCCCAAAAAACGGGCATTAAAATGCTATATGGGATGGAAGCTAATGTTGTTGATGATGGAATTCCATTGGTATATAACGAGAATCATGAAGAACTCGCTCATCAGACCTATGTCATTTTTGACGTGGAAACGACAGGGTTATCAGCAATTTACGATAAGGTAATTGAATTATCTGCAGTTAAAATGCAAGATGGAAATGTCTTAGAACGTTTTGATGAATTCATCGATCCTGGTTTCCCGTTATCAGAACAAACAACTAATTTAACTAGTATCACCACTGAAATGGTTCAGGGTTCAAAAACTGAAGAAGAAGTTTTTCAGATGTTTAAGGACTTTTGTAAGGGCTGTATCATTGCTGGTCATAACGTTTCATTTGATATGGGTTTTATGAATACTGGCTATGAACGTCATCAAATGGGAAAAATCGCGGAACCAGTAATCGATACATTACCACTGGCGCGATTCTTATATCCTGATATGCGAGGATACCGATTAAACACACTTAGTAAAAAATTTAAGGTAGCATTGGAACATCACCACCGTGCTAACTATGATTCGGAAGCTACAGGACACTTGCTTTATAAGTTCTTGAAAGATGCTGAAGCCCGTTATGATGTGAAGTATGTGGATGATTTAAATAAGCATATGGAAGAAAATAATGCTTACCGTCATGCGCGGCCTTTTCATGTAACGATTTTTGCACAGACCCAGGCTGGCTTGAAAAACTTATTTAAGTTAGTATCACTATCAAACGTTGAATATTTTTACCGGGTACCGCGAATCCCGCGAACAGTGCTGACGAAATATCGTGAAGGACTGCTTTTGGGAACTGCTTGTTCATCGGGAGAAGTATTTACCGCGATGATGGAGAAGGGTTACGATCAAGCACTAGAAAAGGCGCGCTACTATGATTTTATTGAAGTTCAGCCTAAGCCAAACTATGCACCGTTGCTTGAACAACACGTGATTGCAGATGAAGGTCACCTCGAAGATATCCTCAAAAATATGGTCAAACTGGGGGATGAGTTGGAAAAAACAGTGGTTGCCACTGGAGATGTCCATTACCTTGATCCACATGATGGAATTTACCGTAAGATCCTGATTAACTCGCAAGGTGGTGCAAACCCGTTAAATCGAACTGAGCGTCCAGAAGTTCACTTTAGAACGACTGATGAAATGCTAAATGAATTTGCTTTTCTCGGTGAAGAAAAAGCCCACGAATTAGTTGTGGAAAATAGTAATAAGATAGCAGCTGAGATTGATGACAATATTCGGCCGGTAAAAGATAAACTTTATCCACCGCATATGAAGGGGGCCGAACAGGAAATCCAAGATCGGACATGGAATACTGCGAGAAAATGGTATGGTGATCCTTTGCCACAACTAGTTCAGGACCGGATTGAATTAGAGTTGAACAGTATTGTTAAGAACGGTTTCTCTGTTCACTATTTAATTGCCCAACGACTAGTAGCTAAGTCCAATAAAGATGGATACTTAGTAGGTTCGCGGGGATCTGTTGGTTCAAGTGTGGTTGCAACGCTTTCGGGAATTACAGAAGTTAACCCGTTGCCACCACATTACCGTTGTCCAAATTGTCAATTTACCCACTTCTATACACAAGGGGAATATAGTTCAGGTTTCGATTTGCCAGATAAAAAATGTCCAAAGTGTGGCACTCTAATGGTAAAAGACGGTCATGATATTCCATTCCAAACTTTCCTTGGATTTAAGGGGAATAAGGTGCCGGATATTGATTTAAACTTCTCCGGTGACTACCAGCCAATTGCCCATAACTATATGAAAGTTTTATTCGGTGAAAAAAATGTATTCCGTGCCGGGACGATTGGTACGGTTGCCGATAAAACTGCATATGGATATGTGAAAGCTTACGAACGAGATACAGAAAAGGAATTTAGAAAGGCAGAGGAGGATCGCTTAGCAAAAGGAGCTACAGGTGTTAAGCGAACTACTGGTCAGCACCCAGCGGGAATTATTATTGTCCCTGATGATATGGATATTTATGACTTTACACCTGTACAGTATCCTGCTGATGACCAAACAGCTGCCTGGGAAACAACTCACTTTGATTTCCACTCGATTCACGATAATATTCTTAAAATGGATATTTTGGGGCATGATGATCCAACGATGATTCGTGCCTTACAAGACCTATCAGGAATTGATCCTCAATCGATTCCAATGGATGATCCAGGGGTGATGGCCTTATTCTCTAGTCCTAAGGTATTGGGTGTAACTGAAGAACAAATTCAAAGTAAAACTGGTACACTAGGATTGCCGGAATTCGGGACGCGATTTGTCCGGGGAATGCTGGAGGATACTCATCCGAAAAACTACTCGCAATTACTACAAATTTCTGGTCTTTCACATGGAACTGGGGTGTGGCTAGATAATGCCCAGGAACTAATCAAACAGGGAATTGCCACTATCGCTAATGTGATTGGTTGTCGTGATAACATCATGACCGACTTAATCCACTATGGAATGGACTCAGAAATTTCTTTCCAAATTATGGAACACGTACGGAAAGGTCGCGGAATTCCAGACGAGTGGCAAGAAAAGATGCATGAAGCTAATGTTCCACAATGGTATATGGATTCATGTTTGAAGATCAAGTACATGTTCCCGCGGGCGCACGCGGCTGCTTATGTTTTGATGGCTCTGCGAATTGCTTACTTTAAGGTTTACTTCCCGTTAGTTTATTATTGTGCATTCTTCTCTGTGCGCGCAGATGACTTTGATGTAGTTGCGATGTCTCACGGTAAAGATGCGGTTAAGCAACGGATGAAAGAAATCAATGATAAGGGAAACGATGCTAGTGCAAAAGAGAAGAATCTCTTAACAATCCTTGAACTAGCTAATGAGATGCTGGAACGGGGCTTCAAATTTAAGATGGTTGATATTGAAAAATCAGATGCCTCCGATTGGTTGATTGATGGTGATTCATTAATTGCACCATTCCGAGCAGTTCCTGGATTAGGACTAAACGTTGCTAAGCAAATTGTTGCCGCACGTGAAGAACGGCCATTCCTTTCTAAAGAAGATTTGGCAGAGCGCGGGAAGGTTTCGCAGACGCTGATTGATTTCCTCACCGATAATCATGTATTAGATAAGCTGCCTGACGAAAATCAACTTAGCTTGTTTTAAGGAATAACAATGAAAACATGCTTCATTGCTTGCCAGTAGCGATGTTACATGCTACAATAGATTATGGTAAATAACTCGTGGGAGTGAGCAGAGATGCTCGCTCTTTTTATTGCAAATAATGGAGGTGACACGTTTGAGCAGTGTTGTAGAAACTGTAACAGATCTTGTAACGCCGATTTTACAGGACCATGATTTTTACTTATATGACTTAGAGTTTGTAAAAGAAGGTAAAAGCTGGTACCTCCGCGTTTATATTAATAAAGACGGTGGGATTACGCTAGAAGATTGCGCACTTGTCAGTGATGAATTAAGTGAAGCATTAGATAATGTTGAACCTGATCCAATTCCACAGGCTTACTTTTTAGAAGTTTCCTCACCAGGTGCTGAACGCCCACTAAAGAAAGAGGAAGATTATCAACGAGCAATTGACCATTACATTCACATCTCTCTTTACCAACAGATTAATGGTCAAAAGGTTTATGAGGGTACCTTAACGCAATTATCTGATAAAGAAATTACGTTGGATTATTTAGATAAGACTCGTCATCGGCAAATTACGATTGATCGTCAGAAAATTGCCCAGGCCCGATTAGCGATTAAATTCTAGTATTAAAGGAGTGTCGAAAGGTGAGTAAGCCAAAAATTAACACTGAGATGATTGGCGCCCTTGATTATCTTGAAAAAGAAAAGGGTATCAAGAAAGAGATTGTTATTGAAGCGTTAGAACAAGCACTTGAATCAGCATACAAGCAAAATTACGGTGATAAGAATGTTGAAGTAGAATTCAATTCATTGACTGGGAATATTAAAGTCTACGCTGTAAAAACAATTACTGATGATGAAGAAGCAGTCGAAGCAGATAGCAACGAATTTATGAGTTTAGCTGATGCACGGAAGCTTCCTCATGGCCAAGGGTATGATATTGGTGATGAAATTCGCGAAGAAGTTACTCCTCGTGACTTTGGTCGGATTGCTGCCCAAACTGCTAAACAAGTGGTAATGCAACGTCTCCGTGAAGAAGAACGGAAAATTATTTACGACAGGTACAAGACTTATGAAAACGAGATTATCACTGGTGAAGTTTCACGAGAAGATAAGCGTTTCACATACGTTGATTTAGGAGATGGCGTAGAAGGTGCTATGGGCTTTAGAGATAAGATGCCTAATGAGCACTACCATGTCCATGATCGGATTCAAGTATACGTAACGAAAGTAAATGACGATCGTCGGGGACCACAAATCTTTGTTAGCCGGACTGCTCCAGAACTTTTGAAGCGATTATTTGAACGAGAAGTGCCTGAAATCAAGGATGGGACTGTCTTAATCGAAAATATTGCTCGTGAAGCAGGTGATCGTGCTAAGGTTGCGGTATACTCAAATGATCCTAATGTTGATCCAGTTGGGACTTGCGTTGGTCCACGAGGTTCTCGTGTCCAAGCAATCGTTAATGAACTTGATGGCGAGAATATGGATATTGTGGAATACGTTAAGGATCCCGCTAAGTTTATCGCTAATGCGTTGAACCCAGCAGAAGTACTTGATGTAATCTTTAACGAAGAGAAGGCAGCAAGCGAAACTGAGGATAGCGAAGGAGAAGAAACGACTGAAGGACAAACAGAACGTTCTTGCACTGTCGTTGTTCCAGATAGCCAATTATCCTTAGCCATTGGTAAGCGGGGACAAAATGCTCGTCTCGCTGCTCGTTTGACTAAGTACAAGATTGATATCAAGTCTGAATCTGAAATGGCTGAAAATGATCAAGAATCTGAAGAAGTAGCTGATTCAGAAGAAAATATTGACAATAACGAAGAATAACTAAAAATTAAGCAGCGGGGTGAAAATAATGAAAAAGAGAAAAATACCGATGCGTAAAGACATTGTTACCGGTGAAATGATGCCCAAACGGCAATTAATTCGGGTAGTTAAGAATAAGGAAAATGAAGTATCCTTAGACCCAACTGGTAAGAAGCCTGGTCGTGGAGCATATGTTGCAGTAGATGTGGATATTGCAAAGCGGGCCAAGAAAGAAAAAACTTTTGAAAAGGCTTTTCATGTTCAACTTGATGAATCATTTTATGATGAATTAATCAAGTATGCAGACCACCTACAGGCACGACAAGAGTTATTTGGTAATGATCAAAAATAAAGAACAGGTCTTAAACCTCCTTGGAATCGCTCGGCGCGCCCGGCAACTTCAAAGTGGGGAAGAGATT of Limosilactobacillus reuteri subsp. reuteri contains these proteins:
- a CDS encoding proline--tRNA ligase, which produces MKQSKVLIPTKKEAPSDAEALSHKMMIRAGYIYQVSAGVWSYLPLAYRVIRKVENIIRDEMDKAGAVEMLMPGLLPADLWKESGRYESYGDNLFKLKDRRDRDFILGPTHEETFTEVLRDSIKSYKKLPLVVYQLQDKFRDEDRPRYGILRGKEFEMLDGYSFSADQEGLDEAYNNQAKAYRNIFDRIGLNYKVILADSGTMGGKNSQEFSAPAEVGEDIIAYTDGDYAANIEKAESKFTGVQQTAVPAPIEKKATPGAHTVYEAAESLDLDPNQVIKSMLYIAKMSEDEYQPVLVLMRGDDEVNEAKVINALDCEELELATEEDAEKYLNAHPGSLGPVGVGEEVKILADNYVKVLVNMACGANEDGYHYVNANIDRDFRVDQFGDFRNVKEGEIAPDGQPLKFTPGIEIGHIFKLGTHYSSKLGAQVLDSNGRLTDVIMGSYGIGVTRLLSAVAEQNADENGLVWPDSIAPFDVHVIPVNAKKEDQMAMADKIDQQLTEAGYEVLVDDRKERAGVKFADSDLIGIPIRVTVGKKAQDGIVEIKIRKTGETVEVKQEELVNTVGILLKQLNEEKNK
- a CDS encoding PolC-type DNA polymerase III, with translation MGLSRQELFGKLLEQIHFPEKDNSAFRNAAVQSVVVHKKSRQWEFHLIFNKALPYDLFTQFNQSLQLGFKDIAKVSLKISTPMTELDESQIANYWQFIINKAISDTPMLQQACLQTAPEVKDGRVTLVVENEVIKDLLAQKALDKIEKSYQELGFPKFRIHPFVDQSASQAKIEELKAKHEKADAALAAKAAARIKKNEAAKKTAKKSAPVAPADGPVQLGRMIDSKQNVIQMKDIEGEERSVVVEGYVFNAEIRELRSGRQLLTFEITDYTSSFSVKKFSRNSDEEAQFANIKAGMWLKVRGPVQEDTWMRDLVITAYDVNEVTHIARQDKAPQDDKRVELHTHTTMSQMDATNSITELATRAHKWGHPAIAVTDHGNVQAFPEAFSVAQKTGIKMLYGMEANVVDDGIPLVYNENHEELAHQTYVIFDVETTGLSAIYDKVIELSAVKMQDGNVLERFDEFIDPGFPLSEQTTNLTSITTEMVQGSKTEEEVFQMFKDFCKGCIIAGHNVSFDMGFMNTGYERHQMGKIAEPVIDTLPLARFLYPDMRGYRLNTLSKKFKVALEHHHRANYDSEATGHLLYKFLKDAEARYDVKYVDDLNKHMEENNAYRHARPFHVTIFAQTQAGLKNLFKLVSLSNVEYFYRVPRIPRTVLTKYREGLLLGTACSSGEVFTAMMEKGYDQALEKARYYDFIEVQPKPNYAPLLEQHVIADEGHLEDILKNMVKLGDELEKTVVATGDVHYLDPHDGIYRKILINSQGGANPLNRTERPEVHFRTTDEMLNEFAFLGEEKAHELVVENSNKIAAEIDDNIRPVKDKLYPPHMKGAEQEIQDRTWNTARKWYGDPLPQLVQDRIELELNSIVKNGFSVHYLIAQRLVAKSNKDGYLVGSRGSVGSSVVATLSGITEVNPLPPHYRCPNCQFTHFYTQGEYSSGFDLPDKKCPKCGTLMVKDGHDIPFQTFLGFKGNKVPDIDLNFSGDYQPIAHNYMKVLFGEKNVFRAGTIGTVADKTAYGYVKAYERDTEKEFRKAEEDRLAKGATGVKRTTGQHPAGIIIVPDDMDIYDFTPVQYPADDQTAAWETTHFDFHSIHDNILKMDILGHDDPTMIRALQDLSGIDPQSIPMDDPGVMALFSSPKVLGVTEEQIQSKTGTLGLPEFGTRFVRGMLEDTHPKNYSQLLQISGLSHGTGVWLDNAQELIKQGIATIANVIGCRDNIMTDLIHYGMDSEISFQIMEHVRKGRGIPDEWQEKMHEANVPQWYMDSCLKIKYMFPRAHAAAYVLMALRIAYFKVYFPLVYYCAFFSVRADDFDVVAMSHGKDAVKQRMKEINDKGNDASAKEKNLLTILELANEMLERGFKFKMVDIEKSDASDWLIDGDSLIAPFRAVPGLGLNVAKQIVAAREERPFLSKEDLAERGKVSQTLIDFLTDNHVLDKLPDENQLSLF
- the rimP gene encoding ribosome maturation factor RimP: MSSVVETVTDLVTPILQDHDFYLYDLEFVKEGKSWYLRVYINKDGGITLEDCALVSDELSEALDNVEPDPIPQAYFLEVSSPGAERPLKKEEDYQRAIDHYIHISLYQQINGQKVYEGTLTQLSDKEITLDYLDKTRHRQITIDRQKIAQARLAIKF
- the nusA gene encoding transcription termination factor NusA, whose translation is MSKPKINTEMIGALDYLEKEKGIKKEIVIEALEQALESAYKQNYGDKNVEVEFNSLTGNIKVYAVKTITDDEEAVEADSNEFMSLADARKLPHGQGYDIGDEIREEVTPRDFGRIAAQTAKQVVMQRLREEERKIIYDRYKTYENEIITGEVSREDKRFTYVDLGDGVEGAMGFRDKMPNEHYHVHDRIQVYVTKVNDDRRGPQIFVSRTAPELLKRLFEREVPEIKDGTVLIENIAREAGDRAKVAVYSNDPNVDPVGTCVGPRGSRVQAIVNELDGENMDIVEYVKDPAKFIANALNPAEVLDVIFNEEKAASETEDSEGEETTEGQTERSCTVVVPDSQLSLAIGKRGQNARLAARLTKYKIDIKSESEMAENDQESEEVADSEENIDNNEE
- the rnpM gene encoding RNase P modulator RnpM; translation: MKKRKIPMRKDIVTGEMMPKRQLIRVVKNKENEVSLDPTGKKPGRGAYVAVDVDIAKRAKKEKTFEKAFHVQLDESFYDELIKYADHLQARQELFGNDQK